The Desulfuromonas sp. TF nucleotide sequence CTTCGGCTCGGGACAGCTCGTCGGAGTGATCCGCCTGGCGATTCCCGCAGGGTTTTAACAGAAGAGGCGGGCGGCGCCGCGGGCCCGTTCGCCACTCCCCTTTACCGAACAAGAGAGATCATGGCGTACCAACATTCCATCTGGCCACTGGCCGCGATTCTCGTCTCGCTGCTCGGCACCGTTCCGATCATGGTGTCGGCCCGCCGTCCCAATCTGCGGGAGAGCTGGACGGTTCTGATCGCCGTCGCCAAGTTCGGCATCATCGCATTGATGCTGCCGGCCGTGCTGGCCGGGGGCGGGTTCGTCTTCACTCTCGCCGAGGTCTTACCGGGGGTGCCGATTCAGCTGAGAGTCGATCCTCTGGGAATGTACTTCGCCCTGATCGCATCCTTCCTCTGGATCTTCACCTCCATCTACTCCATCGGCTACATGCGCTCCCTGAAGGAGCACGATCAGACCCGCTATTTCGCCTCCTTCGCCATAGCCATTTCGGCGACCATCGGCGTCGCCTTCTCGGCCAATCTGCTGACCCTCTATCTCTTCTACGAGATGCTTTCGCTCTCCACCTACCCGCTGGTAACCCACGAGCAGAATGACGAGGCCCGCCGCTCGGGACGCAAGTACCTTACCTATATTCTCGGCACCTCCATCGGATTTGCGCTGCCGGCGATGCTCATCACCTACGCCTCCGCCGGCACCCTCGACTTCACGCCGGGGGGCATCATGACCGGAGCAGCCTCTCCCGCCACCATAGGCCTGCTGCTGGTTCTTTTCGTTTTCGGTTTCGCCAAGGCCGGGATCATGCCCTTTCACGGCTGGCTCCCCGCAGCCATGGTCGCTCCCACGCCGGTCAGCTCCTTTCTGCACGGCGTGGCGGTGGTCAAGGTCGGGGTGTTCTCCATCCTGCGGGTCATTTTGGATATTCTGGGACCCGATCTGCTGCGCCAGCTCGATTACGGCGTCGCCCTGACCTACTTCGTCTCGATCACCATCCTGGTCGCCTCTCTGGTCGCCCTGACCCAGGACAATCTCAAGCGGCGGCTGGCCTATTCGACCATCGGCCAGCTCTCCTACATGGTGCTTGGCGCCGGCATGCTCTCGGCGGCCGGAATGACCGGCGGAGTCATGCATATCGCCATGCACGCCTTCGGCAAGATCACCCTCTTCTTCTGCGCCGGCGCGATCTATGTCGCCAGTCACAAGAAATACATCAGCGAGATGGACGGCCTGGGGCGGCAGATGCCCGTCACCTATATGGCCTTCTTCCTCGGTTCGCTCAGCATCATCGGCATGCCGCCCCTGGGGGGGTTCATCAGCAAATGGAATCTGGTCATCGGCGCGGTGGAAGCCGATCAGCTGGTCCTGGTGGTGGTGCTCCTGGTGAGTTCGCTGCTCAACGCCGCTTATTTTTTTCCGATCGTATACCGGGGTTTTTTCGCCGCTCCGGCCGCAGGGGTGTCGAGCGGCATCAAGGAAGCGCCGATTTTCTGCCTGCTGCCGCTGACCGTGACGGCGCTCTGTTCGGTGGCGCTCTTTTTCTACCCTACAGTTTTTCTGCAGCTG carries:
- a CDS encoding monovalent cation/H+ antiporter subunit D family protein is translated as MAYQHSIWPLAAILVSLLGTVPIMVSARRPNLRESWTVLIAVAKFGIIALMLPAVLAGGGFVFTLAEVLPGVPIQLRVDPLGMYFALIASFLWIFTSIYSIGYMRSLKEHDQTRYFASFAIAISATIGVAFSANLLTLYLFYEMLSLSTYPLVTHEQNDEARRSGRKYLTYILGTSIGFALPAMLITYASAGTLDFTPGGIMTGAASPATIGLLLVLFVFGFAKAGIMPFHGWLPAAMVAPTPVSSFLHGVAVVKVGVFSILRVILDILGPDLLRQLDYGVALTYFVSITILVASLVALTQDNLKRRLAYSTIGQLSYMVLGAGMLSAAGMTGGVMHIAMHAFGKITLFFCAGAIYVASHKKYISEMDGLGRQMPVTYMAFFLGSLSIIGMPPLGGFISKWNLVIGAVEADQLVLVVVLLVSSLLNAAYFFPIVYRGFFAAPAAGVSSGIKEAPIFCLLPLTVTALCSVALFFYPTVFLQLIQKALFP